The genomic segment AGCATGGAATTGCCTTCGGTAAAATCAATTGGAAATCTGCGGCTCTTTCTCAACAGTTGATCCATGATGTGAAGGCGAGAAGAACACTTTTGATTAAATATCCTTTATTTGAACCGCAGCGTTATGCCTTTCCGGTTCAGGGAAAACCTTGGTATGAAGATAGTTGGGGTGCAGATCGAGAGGGTGGAATACGTAAACATGAGGGAACAGATCTCTTTGCCAAGGAAGGAACCCCTCTATTTAGCGTGAGTTCTGGCAAAATCGAAAAATTGGGCTGGAATCGCCTGGGAGGAGAACGAGTGGGAATCCGAGGAGAAGACGGTAATTATTACTACTACGCTCATCTTAAACAAATTGAACCCTCATTGAAGATCGGTCAATCTATTCTAAAGGGCGATCCTATCGGAACGATGGGGCACACTGGAGATGCATTAACTACTCCAGATCACTTACACTTCGGAATTCAAATTCCGGATGGAACTTGGATTAACCCATACCCGTTCTTAGCTGTTTGGGAACATTATCCAACCTAATCCTATTGAATTCAATACTTGCCGAATAGCTAATAATTAATTATTATATAAGGGTTGATAAGGAAGGATCGAAAGGAACATTATGAAACGTAAAAAGATTATTCTCATGAGTTTAATATGGGTTATAGCTTTTATTATAAATACACTTTCTTTGACTTATCCTTCTCGATCGATCTCTGCAACTCAACCTACTGTATACCAATCTACTGTGAAACAATCGAATGAGGACAAAAGTCTTAATACCCCAAGTTATTATCTTATCAATGCCCAAAATCAGGATATACTCCTCGCACAAAATGAGACGCTACAGCGTGCCCCGGCC from the Desulfitobacterium metallireducens DSM 15288 genome contains:
- a CDS encoding M23 family metallopeptidase, whose amino-acid sequence is MILRKIINSVSRTFVLALQILLILSMGWISWKLLNETPAISPHAFPYLTSIASEIILDSQNEGKNLSKTGWADLLAVQSTLSKQDASPIVQQLKHGIAFGKINWKSAALSQQLIHDVKARRTLLIKYPLFEPQRYAFPVQGKPWYEDSWGADREGGIRKHEGTDLFAKEGTPLFSVSSGKIEKLGWNRLGGERVGIRGEDGNYYYYAHLKQIEPSLKIGQSILKGDPIGTMGHTGDALTTPDHLHFGIQIPDGTWINPYPFLAVWEHYPT